A section of the Primulina eburnea isolate SZY01 chromosome 1, ASM2296580v1, whole genome shotgun sequence genome encodes:
- the LOC140812722 gene encoding bidirectional sugar transporter NEC1-like isoform X2: MAISSVHHLAFAFGILGNIVSFLVYLSPAPTFYRIWKKKSTEGFQSFPYSVALFSATLYLYYAFLKQNVLILITINTIGCVFEIFYLTIFMIYATKESKLLLINFMSLGLVIGGTSLLSNGENRVRIVGWICAAFSVSVFAAPLSIMRQVIRTKSVEFMPFSLSFFLTLCAVMWFFYGLLIKDYYIAAPNVLGFSFGIMQMILYMVYKNRKQQIQPQEAKIHDLNTIKELNKALENSTDVETNGHDLEIIIIDHHGDEIPGALVIRSKEPTTN; this comes from the exons ATGGCAATTTCATCGGTTCATCACTTGGCCTTTGCTTTTGGCATTCTTG GCAATATTGTGTCGTTCTTGGTTTACTTGTCGCCGGC CCCAACATTTTACAGAATATGGAAGAAGAAATCCACAGAGGGATTCCAATCATTCCCTTATTCAGTGGCGTTATTCAGTGCCACTTTGTATCTATACTACGCTTTCCTGAAGCAAAATGTACTCATTCTCATTACGATCAACACTATCGGATGTGTTTTCGAAATTTTTTATCTAACAATCTTCATGATTTATGCAACAAAAGAATCCAAG CTCCTCTTGATTAATTTCATGTCACTCGGATTAGTCATTGGAGGCACAAGTCTTCTTTCAAACGGGGAAAATCGAGTCCGAATCGTGGGTTGGATCTGTGCTGCCTTCTCTGTCAGCGTTTTTGCTGCTCCTCTGAGCATCATG AGACAAGTGATAAGAACCAAAAGCGTGGAATTCATGCCATTTTCACTTTCTTTCTTCCTCACACTTTGCGCCGTCATGTGGTTCTTCTACGGTCTCTTGATCAAAGATTACTATATTGCT GCACCAAACGTTCTAGGGTTTTCGTTTGGAATCATGCAGATGATATTATACATGGTGTACAAGAATAGGAAGCAGCAGATTCAACCTCAAGAAGCCAAGATACATGATTTGAACACCATCAAGGAACTTAATAAAGCACTAGAGAATTCGACGGACGTCGAAACGAACGGTCACGATCTCGAGATCATCATCATCGATCATCATGGTGATGAAATTCCTGGCGCACTTGTTATCCGGTCTAAAGAACCAACAACAAACTAA
- the LOC140812722 gene encoding bidirectional sugar transporter NEC1-like isoform X1, whose translation MAISSVHHLAFAFGILGNIVSFLVYLSPAPTFYRIWKKKSTEGFQSFPYSVALFSATLYLYYAFLKQNVLILITINTIGCVFEIFYLTIFMIYATKESKVFACKQLLLINFMSLGLVIGGTSLLSNGENRVRIVGWICAAFSVSVFAAPLSIMRQVIRTKSVEFMPFSLSFFLTLCAVMWFFYGLLIKDYYIAAPNVLGFSFGIMQMILYMVYKNRKQQIQPQEAKIHDLNTIKELNKALENSTDVETNGHDLEIIIIDHHGDEIPGALVIRSKEPTTN comes from the exons ATGGCAATTTCATCGGTTCATCACTTGGCCTTTGCTTTTGGCATTCTTG GCAATATTGTGTCGTTCTTGGTTTACTTGTCGCCGGC CCCAACATTTTACAGAATATGGAAGAAGAAATCCACAGAGGGATTCCAATCATTCCCTTATTCAGTGGCGTTATTCAGTGCCACTTTGTATCTATACTACGCTTTCCTGAAGCAAAATGTACTCATTCTCATTACGATCAACACTATCGGATGTGTTTTCGAAATTTTTTATCTAACAATCTTCATGATTTATGCAACAAAAGAATCCAAG GTGTTCGCCTGCAAACAGCTCCTCTTGATTAATTTCATGTCACTCGGATTAGTCATTGGAGGCACAAGTCTTCTTTCAAACGGGGAAAATCGAGTCCGAATCGTGGGTTGGATCTGTGCTGCCTTCTCTGTCAGCGTTTTTGCTGCTCCTCTGAGCATCATG AGACAAGTGATAAGAACCAAAAGCGTGGAATTCATGCCATTTTCACTTTCTTTCTTCCTCACACTTTGCGCCGTCATGTGGTTCTTCTACGGTCTCTTGATCAAAGATTACTATATTGCT GCACCAAACGTTCTAGGGTTTTCGTTTGGAATCATGCAGATGATATTATACATGGTGTACAAGAATAGGAAGCAGCAGATTCAACCTCAAGAAGCCAAGATACATGATTTGAACACCATCAAGGAACTTAATAAAGCACTAGAGAATTCGACGGACGTCGAAACGAACGGTCACGATCTCGAGATCATCATCATCGATCATCATGGTGATGAAATTCCTGGCGCACTTGTTATCCGGTCTAAAGAACCAACAACAAACTAA
- the LOC140812722 gene encoding bidirectional sugar transporter NEC1-like isoform X3, protein MAISSVHHLAFAFGILGNIVSFLVYLSPAPTFYRIWKKKSTEGFQSFPYSVALFSATLYLYYAFLKQNVFACKQLLLINFMSLGLVIGGTSLLSNGENRVRIVGWICAAFSVSVFAAPLSIMRQVIRTKSVEFMPFSLSFFLTLCAVMWFFYGLLIKDYYIAAPNVLGFSFGIMQMILYMVYKNRKQQIQPQEAKIHDLNTIKELNKALENSTDVETNGHDLEIIIIDHHGDEIPGALVIRSKEPTTN, encoded by the exons ATGGCAATTTCATCGGTTCATCACTTGGCCTTTGCTTTTGGCATTCTTG GCAATATTGTGTCGTTCTTGGTTTACTTGTCGCCGGC CCCAACATTTTACAGAATATGGAAGAAGAAATCCACAGAGGGATTCCAATCATTCCCTTATTCAGTGGCGTTATTCAGTGCCACTTTGTATCTATACTACGCTTTCCTGAAGCAAAAT GTGTTCGCCTGCAAACAGCTCCTCTTGATTAATTTCATGTCACTCGGATTAGTCATTGGAGGCACAAGTCTTCTTTCAAACGGGGAAAATCGAGTCCGAATCGTGGGTTGGATCTGTGCTGCCTTCTCTGTCAGCGTTTTTGCTGCTCCTCTGAGCATCATG AGACAAGTGATAAGAACCAAAAGCGTGGAATTCATGCCATTTTCACTTTCTTTCTTCCTCACACTTTGCGCCGTCATGTGGTTCTTCTACGGTCTCTTGATCAAAGATTACTATATTGCT GCACCAAACGTTCTAGGGTTTTCGTTTGGAATCATGCAGATGATATTATACATGGTGTACAAGAATAGGAAGCAGCAGATTCAACCTCAAGAAGCCAAGATACATGATTTGAACACCATCAAGGAACTTAATAAAGCACTAGAGAATTCGACGGACGTCGAAACGAACGGTCACGATCTCGAGATCATCATCATCGATCATCATGGTGATGAAATTCCTGGCGCACTTGTTATCCGGTCTAAAGAACCAACAACAAACTAA